Genomic DNA from Comamonas resistens:
GTGCACCGCTGGCCAGATAGCTCACACTGCTTTGTCTGAACTGGCGCGCCGCCTCCTGGGTCCGCACCAGCTTTTTGCCAGCGACAACACTCATAACATCTGGCGACTGCGGCCTCATACCGCGTTCCCAGGCTGCTTTTGCCGCCAATCTGACCTGACTCCAATTCAGCAGACTACTTCCGTTGATCGCGGTCCAGCGGAGGTTCAACTCTCTGTCCATCGCATCGAAATCGACGCAGCTTCCTTCAGGGGATTGAGCCAACTGCCATCCCAGTTGATAGGCTGGACAGTACTGGTCGAAACTGCGGCCCGCCACAAAATAAGGCTCGAAGCGGTACTGACGATGCCAGAAATTCGTTTCCGAATCAGGCATTTGCGCCAAGGCCACGGGAGCAGATGTGGCACCCAGCTGCCCAGCAACCAGGCCACGGTGAAATAGAGAACGAAATGGAGCGGTGAAGAACACGAGAGACAACTGCAATCAAGGGATGTGATTGCAAATTATTGTCGTCAGCAGTTCTTCACCCAGTCAGAAACGGGTGGTATTGGTGTAGGAAACATTGACACCTTACGAGGTGTAATGGCTGACTTTCCGTCACTCAAACTCCTCGTTATCCAGTCCCAGTTCCTGCAGCTTTCGTGTGATGGTATTTCTGCCAATACCCAGCCGGTTCGCAGCCTCCACCCTGCGCCCGTGAGTCGCCGTCAGCGCAGTACGTAGCAGCTGCGCTTCGAATTTCTGCGTCAGCTGGTCCCAGACATTGTTGTGGCCCTGTGCCAGCAGATCCTGCGCCTGCTTGCCAAGCCCGCTGAGCCACCCTTCCAT
This window encodes:
- a CDS encoding DUF1308 domain-containing protein, with protein sequence MFFTAPFRSLFHRGLVAGQLGATSAPVALAQMPDSETNFWHRQYRFEPYFVAGRSFDQYCPAYQLGWQLAQSPEGSCVDFDAMDRELNLRWTAINGSSLLNWSQVRLAAKAAWERGMRPQSPDVMSVVAGKKLVRTQEAARQFRQSSVSYLASGAQGMHAEALKRFAAVSAKLLSELEALPVEVEPLPLVSGKAVPYVLERSRQVWRDSGLMAADSIQDVLAKLQTWLDAVESMCQEMLPAHARKLLSHHMLVLRGQLEAVQWLSRGQA